The following are encoded in a window of Brachyhypopomus gauderio isolate BG-103 chromosome 18, BGAUD_0.2, whole genome shotgun sequence genomic DNA:
- the cd248b gene encoding uncharacterized protein cd248b, translated as MPAKQRRDRQAAEVWTPRKMCSTAYPCLLFAVLFIYWPQRTLGQNLQEHDGVCSAEGCYSIHLQRKTFRESWRSCREKGGNLATVKRPEEAALIHELLLAGERRGPRPKLRLWIGLQRQPRQCSATRPLRGFTWITGDQDTDYTNWQRDDLPGTCSAPRCVVVTYNTTDKSGSDQNNFKWLDGSCMLPVDGFLCRYTYQSMCPALRSEGRGPALYTTPFNLLSTLLTHVPFGSVATLPCPDGSKGDQSVLCMLHGWSRDAPLCSDAPTDWCEKDNGGCEHYCVNAGSDYHCECSEDFKLGEDGQSCQPLDPCHSADCEFDCEPSSGGYHCRCPEGFLLSQDGKNCLDIDECSQTPCPQICVNAPGTFECRCNEGYQLSEFGECLDVDECKEDSCEQSCENSPGSYTCLCLLGYSTVMEDSARCEDIDECQIPGTCEQICENYMGGFECHCYAGYELQQDQYSCLHTEEETGYYTTVEPAAPVTLPWYNPSYMTDVVTEAGPLEWLTDPPNVAWLPTDLAWITDIPQETHLTSQDPDGAEQTSSSPTQDWLMETATSSNQWLINSRISAVTDDKAQDKDTNYDIPSTALSPKGKGHSGRVTPSTSQMLEGQLPPSSSPDQHGKKKHDRSWLLVALLVPLCVFIVVMLALGIVYCTSFAVEPRNKSVTDCYSWTTNSRPAKSSTAKSQA; from the coding sequence ATGCCAGCCAAACAAAGGAGGGACCGACAGGCAGCAGAAGTCTGGACTCCAAGAAAGATGTGCAGCACTGCGTACCCTTGTCTTTTGTTTGCGGTGCTATTTATTTACTGGCCTCAGAGGACGTTGGGACAGAATTTGCAAGAGCACGACGGAGTGTGCAGTGCTGAAGGATGCTACTCTATCCATCTCCAACGCAAGACCTTCAGGGAGTCCTGGAGGAGCTGCAGGGAGAAAGGGGGAAACCTGGCTACCGTGAAGCGGCCGGAGGAGGCCGCGCTGATCCATGAGCTGCTGCTGGCGGGCGAACGACGTGGCCCCCGGCCCAAGCTCAGGCTGTGGATCGGTCTCCAGCGACAGCCCCGCCAGTGCTCCGCCACGCGCCCTCTGAGGGGCTTCACCTGGATAACAGGGGACCAGGACACGGACTACACCAACTGGCAGCGGGACGACTTGCCCGGCACCTGCTCGGCCCCTCGCTGCGTGGTCGTCACCTACAACACCACGGACAAAAGCGGCAGTGACCAGAACAACTTCAAGTGGCTGGACGGCTCATGCATGCTGCCTGTGGATGGCTTCTTGTGCCGCTACACATACCAAAGCATGTGCCCTGCCCTGCGGAGCGAAGGTAGGGGCCCcgccctctacaccaccccgTTTAACCTGCTTAGCACCCTGCTCACCCACGTTCCCTTTGGTTCCGTGGCCACCCTGCCCTGCCCAGATGGTTCTAAGGGGGACCAGTCTGTGCTCTGCATGCTACATGGCTGGTCTCGGGACGCGCCGCTCTGCTCAGACGCACCCACGGACTGGTGTGAGAAGGATAACGGGGGCTGCGAGCACTACTGTGTGAACGCAGGCTCTGACTACCACTGTGAGTGCTCTGAGGATTTCAAGCTAGGCGAGGACGGGCAGAGCTGCCAGCCCCTGGATCCTTGCCACAGTGCCGACTGTGAGTTCGATTGCGAGCCCAGTTCTGGTGGATACCACTGCAGGTGCCCTGAAGGATTTCTCCTCTCGCAAGATGGTAAAAACTGCCTTGACATTGATGAGTGCTCCCAAACGCCCTGTCCCCAGATCTGCGTCAACGCACCAGGAACATTTGAGTGCCGCTGCAATGAGGGCTATCAGCTGTCTGAGTTTGGAGAGTGTTTGGATGTGGACGAGTGCAAGGAAGACAGCTGTGAGCAGTCTTGCGAGAACTCCCCTGGGTCCTACACGTGCCTTTGCCTTTTGGGATATTCGACTGTGATGGAGGATTCAGCCCGGTGTGAAGATATTGACGAGTGCCAAATTCCTGGCACTTGTGAGCAGATATGTGAAAATTACATGGGCGGATTTGAGTGTCACTGTTATGCAGGCTATGAGTTGCAGCAGGACCAGTATTCGTGTCTGCACACTGAAGAGGAAACTGGGTATTACACAACTGTTGAACCAGCTGCCCCAGTGACCCTCCCGTGGTACAACCCCAGCTATATGACTGATGTGGTGACAGAAGCCGGTCCTCTGGAGTGGCTAACCGATCCCCCAAACGTTGCGTGGCTTCCCACAGATTTGGCCTGGATTACAGACATACCACAGGAGACCCATCTCACCTCCCAGGACCCTGACGGAGCAGAGCAGACCTCTAGTTCTCCAACCCAAGATTGGCTAATGGAAACTGCAACCTCAAGTAATCAGTGGCTGATTAATAGCAGGATATCAGCAGTAACTGATGACAAAGCACAAGACAAAGATACAAATTATGACATACCATCAACTGCGTTATCACCAAAGGGAAAGGGACATTCTGGCAGGGTAACTCCATCAACATCTCAAATGCTTGAGGGACAATTGCCACCATCCTCCAGCCCAGATCAGCATGGCAAGAAGAAGCACGACAGAAGCTGGTTGCTTGTAGCACTGCTAGTGCCTCTCTGTGTCTTTATTGTGGTCATGCTAGCACTAGGCATTGTGTATTGCACAAGCTTTGCTGTGGAGCCACGTAATAAAAGTGTGACAGATTGTTATAGCTGGACTACCAACTCCAGACCTGCAAAATCAAGCACTGCAAAATCACAGGCCTGA